A single region of the Populus nigra chromosome 2, ddPopNigr1.1, whole genome shotgun sequence genome encodes:
- the LOC133682129 gene encoding cytochrome c oxidase-assembly factor COX23, mitochondrial-like produces MESKAAAPPYQSSARFADSQCYPQYTASLKCLEEFGSDKSKCQEHFDVYKECKKKEREARLERNKSRSLFS; encoded by the exons atggaatcaaAAGCAGCGGCACCGCCATACCAAAGTTCTGCAAGATTCGCAGACTCTCAATGTTACCCTCAATACACTGCTTCTCTCAAAT GCTTGGAAGAGTTTGGCTCGGACAAAAGTAAATGTCAAGAGCATTTTGATGTTTACAAGGAATGCAAGAAAAAGGAg aGAGAAGCACGGTTGGAACGCAACAAGAGTCGCTCCCTCTTCTCATGA
- the LOC133682015 gene encoding rac-like GTP-binding protein RAC2, protein MNATAAAASTTTTTTTTTTTKFIKCVTVGDGAVGKTCLLISYTSNTFPTDYVPTVFDNFSANVLVDGQTVNLGLWDTAGQEDYNRLRPLSYRGADVFILAFSLISRPSYENVSKKWVPELRHYAPSVPIVLVGTKLDLREDRQFLLDYPGACTISTEQGLELQKQIGALAYVECSSKTQQNVKAVFDAAIKVVLQPPKRKKHKRKHRVCHIL, encoded by the exons ATGAATgccacagcagcagcagcatcaacaacaacaacaacaacaacaacaacaacaacaaagttTATCAAATGTGTGACAGTTGGAGATGGAGCCGTTGGAAAAACATGTCTTCTCATCTCTTACACTAGCAACACCTTCCCTACT gATTATGTTCCTACTGTTTTTGATAACTTCAGTGCCAATGTTTTGGTTGATGGGCAGACTGTGAATCTAGGTCTTTGGGACACTGCTG GTCAAGAAGACTACAACAGGCTGAGGCCTCTAAGTTACAGAGGAGCTGATGTTTTCATTCTTGCCTTTTCCCTCATAAGTAGGCCAAGCTATGAGAACGTATCAAAAAAA TGGGTCCCTGAGCTCAGACATTATGCCCCATCAGTGCCCATTGTTCTTGTGGGGACTAAATTAG ATCTGAGAGAAGATCGTCAGTTTCTCTTGGATTATCCTGGGGCATGCACTATTTCTACAGAGCAG GGTCTAGAACTACAGAAGCAAATAGGAGCGCTGGCATACGTAGAATGCAGCTCAAAGACGCAGCAG AATGTGAAAGCTGTCTTTGATGCTGCCATCAAGGTAGTACTCCAGCCTCCAAAGCGTAAGAAACACAAGAGAAAACATAGGGTCTGCCATATTCTTTAA
- the LOC133681473 gene encoding uncharacterized protein At1g28695-like, which translates to MNMDSSKNALGNTVLISILFACVLCLCIWSASLSNPLLFSFQRSNHCPSHSQTDMKTLKFPTDELELALVKASTPNKTVIITVVNQAYVEQSVDAETTMLDLFLDSFWLGEDTRPLLDHLLVVAVDQIAYEMCFFKGLNCYKLETEGVDFGGEKIYMSQDFINMMWRRTRFLLDVLKRGYNFIFTDTDVMWLRNPLSRLSIYNESVDLEISTDRFNGDPESEKNPINTGFYYIRSNNKTVSLFDAWYGRKDNSTGKKEQDVFFDLMDEGMFGQLGLQARFLDTVYFSGFCEDSKDIKAVITVHANCCRSINAKIKDLTAVLRDWKKFKATSAEAAAARSTVTVPFSWTGHFGCLDSWDNNV; encoded by the exons ATGAACATGGATTCCTCAAAGAACGCTCTTGGAAATACTGTACTCATCTCCATTCTCTTTGCTTGTGTTCTTTGCCTTTGTATCTGGTCTGCCTCTCTATCAAACCCTTTGTTATTCTCATTTCAAAGATCTAACCATTGCCCATCTCACTCACAAACT GACATGAAAACGTTGAAGTTTCCAACAGATGAGCTTGAATTGGCTTTAGTGAAAGCCTCAACACCAAACAAAACAGTGATTATTACCGTTGTTAACCAGGCTTATGTAGAACAGAGTGTTGACGCCGAAACAACAATGCTTGATCTTTTTCTTGATAGTTTTTGGCTAGGAGAGGACACTAGGCCACTTCTTGATCATCTACTCGTAGTTGCTGTCGATCAAATTGCTTATGAGATGTGTTTTTTCAAGGGGCTAAACTGTTACAAGCTGGAAACAGAAGGTGTTGATTTTGGAGgagaaaaaatttatatgtcACAAGATTTTATCAACATGATGTGGAGAAGAACTCGTTTTCTATTAGATGTTCTCAAGCGTGGCTACAACTTCATTTTCACG GATACTGATGTAATGTGGCTCAGGAACCCTCTTTCAAGGCTAAGCATTTATAACGAAAGCGTGGACCTCGAAATTAGTACTGACCGGTTTAATGGCGACCCAGAATCTGAAAAGAATCCCATCAACACAGGCTTCTACTATATTAGATCAAACAACAAGACAGTCTCATTGTTTGATGCCTGGTATGGCAGGAAAGACAATTCTACAGGCAAAAAAGAGCAAGACGTGTTCTTTGACCTGATGGACGAGGGAATGTTTGGGCAACTGGGCCTTCAAGCAAGGTTCCTGGACACTGTCTACTTTAGTGGGTTTTGCGAAGATAGCAAGGATATTAAGGCAGTAATCACTGTCCATGCTAATTGCTGTCGGAGTATAAATGCCAAGATTAAGGATTTAACTGCAGTCCTTCGTGATTGGAAGAAGTTTAAGGCGACTAGTGCTGAAGCAGCTGCAGCTCGTAGTACTGTAACTGTGCCTTTCAGTTGGACAGGACACTTTGGATGTTTGGATTCTTGGGATAATAATGTTTAG
- the LOC133681858 gene encoding uncharacterized protein LOC133681858 produces the protein MGRKQTVPELGRYGLLALFVMGTISCCMVYLCFSALFRPPNSNTEFVVSKVSDGLKSEDADGDCCRGIEHLELWGDAVKWGSEFKVNSSKACCLACKGMCSGDRGPCLCDSWVFCGDKQACGDKFGECWLKKQKDTLEPDRLDSGDHVMWTSGIVFGRGEGIIGLETEYGTLHLKLLPGCAPHSISYILDLLVSHHCVGCHFYRAESRGKSWDSEGNHIEQAPYGPPFALIQGTLGAYGTIFEDIPTEAWPTVRRGSVAWVESGPEFFISLANHNEWSKAYTVFGFVLPEDMEIVERIAQLPTKPEVWGNINVAVLENPVPLHVRRIKRSAGNQKLYTN, from the exons ATGGGTCGCAAGCAAACCGTTCCAGAACTCGGTCGTTATGGACTTCTGGCTCTTTTCGTTATGGGTACAATCTCCTGTTGCATGGTCTACCTTTGTTTCTCTGCATTGTTTAGACCACCGAATAGTAATACAGAGTTTGTGGTTTCAAAAGTTAGTGATGGTTTGAAGAGCGAAGATGCAGATGGGGATTGTTGTAGAGGGATTGAGCATTTGGAGCTATGGGGTGATGCTGTCAAATGGGGTTCTGAATTTAAAGTCAATTCTTCTAAAGCTTGTTGCTTGGCTTGTAAAGGAATGTGTAGCGGTGACAGGGGGCCTTGTTTGTGTGATTCTTGGGTGTTTTGTGGAGATAAACAGGCTTGTGGTGATAAATTTGGCGAG tgttgGCTGAAGAAACAGAAGGACACCTTGGAGCCTGATCGGCTAGACTCAGGGGACCATGTTATGTGGACTTCTGGAATTGTTTTTGGGAGAGGAGAG GGCATCATTGGATTGGAAACGGAATATGGGACACTTCATCTAAAA CTGTTACCTGGTTGTGCTCCACATTCTATTTCATACATTCTTGATTTGTTGGTTTCGCACCATTGTGTGGGTTGCCACTTTTACCGTGCTGAAAGCCGGGGAAAGTCGTGGGATTCAGAAGGAAATCATATTGAACAG GCTCCATATGGCCCCCCGTTTGCACTAATTCAAGGAACTCTTGGAGCCTATGGAACAATTTTTGAGGATATTCCAACAGAGGCTTGGCCTACAGTTAGAAGAGGTTCGGTGGCATGGGTTGAGTCTGGCCCAGAATTCTTCATCAGCCTAGCCAATCACAATGAGTGGAGTAAGGCATATACGGTGTTTGGTTTCGTTCTTCCTGAAGATATGGAAATTGTAGAGAGAATTGCACAGCTTCCAACCAAACCAGAGGTGTGGGGTAATATTAATGTTGCTGTCTTGGAAAATCCTGTTCCGTTACATGTCCGAAGAATCAAGAGAAGTGCCGGAAACCAAAAGCTTTACACAAACTGA
- the LOC133682402 gene encoding uncharacterized protein LOC133682402: MPPRTLKRGAAAAAKKRTVRKVQNQQQPETAEEALNLEEKQTVVDEKPVVIEEEESMVVEDKLFTEEKKDGEDEIEADLVANGSASLKKEDEVKESVDEYEKDERLDFDDNEPEYEHEEYGRVDYDDKEIEQEDVQEVEDEVEEEHEENAGEEEEGNLVEEELEEVPEELEGEEDDEHAGEEVERAEMADVEEEDEHHELFKERRKRKEFEIFVGGLDKDATEDDLRKVFSRVGEVTEARLMMNPQTKKNKGFAFLRFATVEQAKRAVTELKNPVINGKQCGVTPSQDSDTLFLGNICKTWTKEALKEKLKHYGVENVEDLTLVEDSNNLGMNRGFAFLEFSSRSDAMNAFKRLQKRDVLFGVDRPAKVSFADSFIGPSDEIMAQVKTLFIDGLPASWDEDRFRVLLKKYGNIEKIELARNMPSARRKDFGFVTFDTHDAAVACAKSINNVELGEGDNKVKVRARLSRPLQRGKGKHASRDDFRSGHGASRVVRGPWVRPLQHSYSTPAVRGIATRAPPVSLKRSPGLRERRPPVMSMPARSRPLAPHSRSYDRRPPPPSYPKGSFKREYVRHEELPSPRSRPAVDYGPRSVPERRPSYREDYSSRGTSYSDLPRSTSRTSARRAYADEGYNQRYERPPPSYHEGRSRDYDSVAGSKRPYSAIDDIPPRYADADADARHSRPRLDYELGSRASQYGDAYSDRLGRSAVGYGGSRNSISSQDSHGMYSSRQGMGYGGSYGGSDGGMYQSSYSGDYMSRGGDVGGSSYSSLYSSRGMGSSNYMGTGSSGSYY, encoded by the exons ATGCCTCCACGAACGTTGAAGAGAGGAGCGGCAGCAGCTGCGAAGAAAAGAACGGTGAGGAAGGTGCAGAATCAGCAACAGCCAGAAACGGCGGAGGAGGCGTTGAATTTGGAGGAGAAACAGACGGTGGTTGACGAGAAACCTGTGGTtatagaggaggaggagagcaTGGTTGTTGAAGATAAATTATTTACTGAAGAGAAGAAAGATggagaagatgaaattgaagctGATTTGGTCGCGAATGGATCAGCTTCTTTGAAAA AAGAGGACGAGGTCAAGGAGTCTGTAGACGAGTATGAAAAAGATGAGAGGTTAGATTTTGATGATAATGAACCGGAATATGAACATGAAGAATATGGCAGGGTGGATTATGATGATAAGGAAATTGAACAAGAGGATGTTCAGGAGGTGGAAGATGAAGTGGAGGAAGAACATGAGGAGAATGCTGGTGAAGAGGAAGAGGGTAATTTAGTTGAGGAGGAATTGGAAGAGGTTCCTGAAGAACTTGAGGGTGAAGAGGATGATGAGCATGCTGGTGAGGAAGTTGAACGTGCTGAGATGGCTGATGTGGAAGAAGAGGATGAGCACCATGAGTTGTTTAAGGAGAGACGCAAGCGAAAGGAGTTTGAAATATTTGTTGGTGGTTTAGACAAGGATGCTACTGAGGATGATCTTCGGAAAGTATTCAGCCGTGTTGGTGAGGTTACCGAAGCCAGGCTAATGATGAACCCCCAGACTAAGAAAAACAAAGGGTTTGCATTCTTGCGTTTTGCAACTGTCGAGCAAGCAAAACGAGCTGTGACAGAGCTCAAAAACCCAGTG ATCAATGGGAAACAATGTGGTGTTACTCCAAGTCAAGACAGTGACACCCTTTTTCTGGGTAACATTTGCAAGACATGGACAAAGGAAGCT TTGAAAGAGAAATTGAAACACTATGGAGTTGAGAATGTTGAGGATTTGACCCTGGTAGAAGATAGTAACAACTTGGGAATGAATCGGGGGTTTGCGTTTCTGGAATTTTCTTCTCGGTCAGATGCTATGAATGCTTTTAAGCGTCTTCAGAAGAGAGATGTTTTATTTGGAGTGGATAGGCCTGCAAAGGTATCTTTTGCAGATTCCTTCATCGGTCCTAGTGATGAAATCATGGCACag GTGAAGACTCTGTTTATTGATGGCCTGCCTGCATCATGGGACGAGGATCGTTTTCGGGTGCTTTTGAAGAAATACGGGAACATAGAAAAGATTGAGCTTGCACGGAATATGCCATCTGCCAGGAGAAAGGATTTTGGTTTTGTTACCTTTGACACTCATGATGCTGCAGTGGCATGTGCTAAAAGCATCAACAATGTAGAGTTGGGTGAGGGAGACAACAAG GTTAAAGTGAGGGCCCGCTTATCAAGACCCCTCcaaaggggaaaaggaaaacatgcaAGTCGTGATGATTTCCGATCTGGGCATGGAGCTAGTAGAGTTGTCAGGGGTCCATGGGTTCGTCCTCTGCAGCATAGCTACTCTACTCCTGCAGTCAGAGGAATTGCAACTCGTGCTCCCCCAGTCAGTCTAAAGAGGTCTCCAGGATTGAGAGAGAGACGTCCTCCTGTGATGTCCATGCCAGCAAGAAGCAGGCCTCTGGCTCCTCATTCTAGGTCCTATGACAGGAGACCACCTC CTCCATCTTACCCAAAGGGTAGCTTCAAAAGGGAATATGTTCGGCATGAGGAGCTTCCTTCTCCAAGGAGCAGACCTGCTGTAGATTATGGTCCCAGGTCTGTTCCAGAAAGACGGCCATCCTATAGAGAGGACTACTCTTCTCGTGGTACCAGCTATTCTGATCTTCCCAGAAGTACATCTCGCACATCTGCAAGGAGAGCTTATGCTGATGAAGGCTATAATCAAAGGTATGAGAGGCCTCCTCCAAGTTACCATGAAGGGCGTTCCCGTGATTATGATTCTGTTGCTGGATCAAAACGTCCATATTCAGCAATT GATGATATTCCTCCCCGTTATGCTGATGCCGATGCCGATGCTCGCCATTCGAGGCCTCGTTTGGATTATGAACTTGGTTCCAGAGCTTCTCAATATGGGGATGCATATAGTGATAG ACTTGGGAGATCTGCTGTAGGATATGGAGGCAGCAGAAATTCTATTTCCAGTCAGGATTCACATGGGATGTATAGTAGCCGTCAGGGTATGGGTTATGGAG GTTCTTATGGAGGCAGTGATGGTGGAATGTACCAATCAAGCTACAGTGGTGATTACATGTCTCGCGGCGGTGAT GTTGGTGGTAGCTCGTACTCGTCACTGTACTCAAGTCGTGGCATGGGCAGCAGCAACTACATGGGTACTGGTAGCTCAGGATCATATTATTAA